A single region of the Vicia villosa cultivar HV-30 ecotype Madison, WI linkage group LG4, Vvil1.0, whole genome shotgun sequence genome encodes:
- the LOC131598387 gene encoding GATA transcription factor 12-like, with amino-acid sequence MEGTNNIFQTTFCPQIPSDNNNADTNITATAAADQFIVEDLLNLSFDDADIISDASILDSATGNSSASSSTTAIVNSCNSSAFSGFDTNLIPDNGWHNNISDCHFSGDLCVPEDDLTDAGWLTNIVDDSFSGEELEKMQLISGMKVPNKDGEAREVSQLSRNSPIFDNEVSVPAKARSKRTHQPPCDWTSRLLFLSEAASSSYEPELLIPTPTLPSVTVPKKQAKTTPRRKDNCDGGSGGDGRRCLHCATDKTPQWRTGPKGPKTLCNACGVRYKSGRLVPEYRPAASPTFVMTKHSNSHRKVLELRRQKEMSQTHPHQHNQFLQHQNMMFDMTPNADDYLIHQHVGPDFRHLL; translated from the exons ATGGAGGGAACAAACAACATTTTCCAAACCACCTTTTGCCCACAAATTCCATCCGACAACAACAATGCCGACACCAATATCACTGCCACGGCCGCGGCCGACCAATTCATTGTTGAGGACCTCCTTAACCTCTCATTCGACGATGCTGACATCATTTCTGATGCCAGTATCCTTGACTCCGCCACTGGGAACTCATCAGCCTCCTCTTCAACGACCGCTATTGTTAATAGCTGTAACTCCTCGGCATTTTCCGGGTTTGACACCAATCTTATTCCTGATAATGGCTGGCACAATAATATCTCTGACTGCCATTTCTCCGGAGACCTTTGTGTTCCG GAGGATGATTTAACCGATGCGGGTTGGCTTACCAATATTGTGGACGATTCGTTTTCGGGTGAGGAACTTGAAAAGATGCAACTGATATCAGGAATGAAGGTGCCAAACAAGGACGGAGAGGCCCGTGAGGTTTCCCAGCTGAGCCGAAACAGCCCAATTTTTGATAATGAAGTGTCGGTTCCAGCTAAGGCCCGTAGCAAGAGGACGCATCAGCCCCCTTGCGACTGGACCTCGcgtcttctttttctttctgaaGCTGCCTCGTCTTCTTATGAGCCAGAACTCCTTATACCTACTCCAACCCTACCCTCCGTCACAGTTCCAAAGAAGCAGGCAAAGACTACTCCGAGAAGAAAGGACAATTGTGACGGAGGGTCGGGTGGGGATGGTCGCAGATGTCTACATTGTGCAACGGACAAAACGCCTCAGTGGCGAACTGGGCCTAAAGGCCCAAAGACTTTATGCAATGCGTGTGGTGTAAGATATAAGTCAGGCCGGTTGGTGCCCGAATACAGACCTGCAGCAAGCCCAACATTTGTGATGACCAAACACTCTAACTCGCATCGAAAAGTGTTGGAACTACGGAGACAGAAGGAAATGTCGCAGACCCATCCACACCAACACAATCAGTTCTTACAACATCAGAATATGATGTTTGATATGACGCCCAATGCCGACGATTATTTGATTCATCAACATGTCGGGCCAGATTTTAGACATCTGCTCTAA